The following proteins are co-located in the Syngnathus scovelli strain Florida chromosome 5, RoL_Ssco_1.2, whole genome shotgun sequence genome:
- the rab3da gene encoding RAB3D, member RAS oncogene family, a, with the protein MASARDSEPGHEERDAADQNFDYMFKLLIIGNSSVGKTSFLFRYTDDSFTSAFVSTVGIDFKVKTIYRNDKRIKLQIWDTAGQERYRTITTAYYRGAMGFLLIYDITSQESFVAVQDWGTQIKTYSWENAQVVLVGNKLDLEEDREVPTQDAQKLATELGFEFFEASAKECINVKQVFDKLVDVICDKMNDNVNNDASSSPAHKGAGLKDTPRSIQAGCAC; encoded by the exons ATGGCGTCAGCCAGAGATTCGGAGCCGGGCCACGAGGAGAGGGACGCGGCCGACCAGAACTTTGACTACATGTTCAAGCTGCTAATCATCGGCAACAGTAGCGTGGGAAAGACGTCCTTCCTGTTCCGTTACACGGACGACTCGTTCACGTCAGCCTTTGTCAGCACGGTGGGCATCGACTTTAAAGTCAAGACTATCTACAGGAATGACAAGCGCATCAAGCTGCAGATCTGG GACACAGCGGGTCAAGAGCGCTACCGCACTATCACCACAGCTTACTACAGAGGAGCCATGGGCTTTCTTCTCATCTACGACATCACAAGCCAGGAGTCTTTTGTGGCAGTACAAGACTG GGGAACGCAAATCAAAACGTACTCGTGGGAAAACGCCCAGGTGGTGCTGGTTGGCAATAAGTTGGACTTGGAGGAAGACAGGGAGGTCCCAACCCAAGATGCTCAGAAACTCGCTACAGAACTAG GCTTTGAGTTCTTTGAGGCCAGCGCCAAAGAATGCATCAATGTGAAGCAAGTTTTTGACAAGCTTGTGGACGTCATCTGCGACAAGATGAACGACAACGTCAACAATGACGCTTCTTCGTCGCCCGCTCACAAGGGAGCCGGCCTGAAGGACACGCCCCGCAGCATCCAGGCGGGCTGTGCATGCTGA
- the tspan34a gene encoding tetraspanin 34a produces the protein MCCSGFLKMMMFIFNGAIFVAGAAILGVGIWVKVDSNSFMGVVDGVEELPPEISQLSNVGYVLIGVGSVLAIIGFLGCCGAVKESRCMLLTFFSIVLIIFLIEVAVVVVVLVFKDLAEDLFDSLETEIHKSLATKYGEDETLTSLWNSTMAAFQCCGYKNYTDFTGSPFQEMNGNFYPSQCCNGTSIGEACSQLSAQIAESLQLVDGCLNKLLQFIEANTPIVVGVGLGVAALEIAAMVVSMVLYKDIGTKA, from the exons ATGTGTTGCTCAGGTTTTCTCAAAATGATGATGTTCATCTTCAATGGCGCCATCTTT GTAGCAGGTGCTGCCATCCTTGGAGTGGGCATTTGGGTAAAGGTGGACAGCAACTCCTTCATGGGAGTCGTGGATGGCGTGGAGGAACTTCCGCCGGAGATTTCGCAGCTGAGCAACGTGGGCTACGTACTGATCGGCGTGGGTTCCGTGCTGGCGATTATCGGCTTCCTGGGTTGCTGCGGTGCCGTCAAGGAGAGCAGGTGCATGCTGCTCACG TTCTTCAGTATCGTGCTGATCATTTTCCTCATTGAGGTCGCCGTTGTGGTGGTGGTGCTTGTTTTCAAGGACTTG GCAGAAGATCTCTTTGACAGTCTCGAAACTGAAATCCACAAGAGCCTCGCTACCAAGTACGGAGAAGACGAGACCTTGACGTCACTGTGGAATTCCACTATGGCGGCG TTCCAGTGCTGTGGATACAAGAACTACACGGATTTCACCGGCTCCCCCTTCCAAGAGATGAATGGAAACTTTTATCCATCACAGTGTTGCAACGGGACGTCAATCGGCGAAGCGTGCAGCCAGTTGTCGGCGCAAATCGCCGAAAGCCTGCAG TTGGTGGATGGCTGCCTCAACAAGCTGCTGCAGTTCATTGAGGCAAACACGCCCATCGTTGTAGGCGTGGGTCTCGGAGTCGCCGCTCTTGAG ATTGCTGCCATGGTGGTTTCAATGGTTCTCTACAAGGATATTGGCACTAAAGCATGA
- the dand5 gene encoding DAN domain family member 5: MMLQMIIVVFFSTWAASFPFPRNTLEHTRKVSKIDFESSGAGPSEPVRGLVRVLQLDPRTLTRSRLFGRTGQTRSARPPFPAFLSHGRPGPALKAAESPLRHLQPERPVETEHKKRQGLHMWQRAVDKGDKMPVSLPANLKDAKQTCAAVHFIQRVTAEGCSTMSIHNKLCFGQCSSLFVPFEVDLASKGFRQRAPCSRCGPSKARAVTVPLQCGAEVRQRRVMLVEECKCETGREEKNPEEPSPHM, encoded by the exons atgatgttgcagatgatcatcgtGGTATTTTTCTCTACTTGGGCGGCGTCTTTCCCGTTCCCTCGCAACACTTTGGAGCACACCCGAAAAGTGTCCAAAATTGACTTTGAGTCATCCGGTGCTGGACCCAGCGAGCCTGTCCGTGGCCTAGTGAGGGTGCTCCAGCTGGACCCACGCACTCTGACCCGATCCAGGCTTTTTGGAAGGACAGGCCAGACCCGGAGCGCCAGACCGCCCTTCCCCGCCTTCCTGTCCCACGGGCGGCCCGGACCGGCCCTGAAGGCTGCTGAGAGCCCGCTGCGCCACCTTCAGCCTGAAAGACCAGTTGAGACGGAGCACAAGAAGAGACAAGGCCTGCACATGTGGCAGAGGGCTGTCGATAAAGGAGACAAGATGCCCGTGTCTTTGCCCGCCAATCTTAAGGATGCCAAACAGACGTGCGCTGCTGTTCATTTCATCCAG CGAGTGACAGCAGAGGGCTGCAGCACAATGAGCATCCACAACAAGCTGTGTTTCGGCCAGTGCAGCTCCCTGTTCGTCCCATTCGAGGTGGACCTGGCCAGCAAGGGGTTCCGCCAGCGCGCTCCCTGCTCCCGATGTGGCCCTTCCAAGGCCCGCGCCGTCACTGTGCCCCTGCAGTGCGGCGCTGAGGTCCGCCAGCGGCGAGTGATGCTGGTGGAGGAGTGCAAGTGCGAGACGGGCCGTGAGGAGAAGAACCCAGAGGAGCCTTCACCACATATGTGA